In a genomic window of Pseudomonas putida:
- the murB gene encoding UDP-N-acetylmuramate dehydrogenase, with the protein MSLQLRSQVSLKPYNSFGVDVQARLFAEAHSDADVREALAYAQTHDVPLLVIGGGSNLLLTADIPALVLRMATRGIRVVSDDGSKVVIEAEAGEPWHPFVQHTLVQGLSGLENLSLIPGTVGAAPMQNIGAYGVEIKDVFAGLTALDRQSGELRDFSLEECNFAYRDSLFKQEPGRWLILRVRFILDRTAHLHLEYGPVRQRLTEQGIEHPTASDVSQAICTIRNEKLPDPAVLGNAGSFFKNPLVPSALVAQLKGQYPDLVAYPQADGQMKLAAGWLIERAGWKGFREADAGVHKLQALVLVNYGSATGLQLLDLAQRIQKDISERFQVELEMEPNRY; encoded by the coding sequence ATGAGTTTGCAACTGCGATCACAGGTATCGCTCAAGCCGTACAACAGTTTTGGCGTGGACGTTCAGGCCCGCCTGTTTGCCGAAGCCCATAGCGACGCCGATGTGCGGGAAGCCCTGGCTTACGCACAGACCCATGACGTGCCGTTGCTGGTGATTGGCGGCGGCAGCAATTTGCTGCTGACCGCCGATATCCCGGCGCTGGTGCTGCGCATGGCCACCCGCGGAATTCGTGTGGTCAGCGACGATGGCAGCAAAGTGGTGATCGAAGCCGAGGCCGGCGAGCCGTGGCACCCGTTCGTGCAGCACACGTTGGTGCAGGGTCTGTCGGGCCTGGAAAACCTCAGCCTGATTCCCGGCACGGTCGGCGCGGCACCGATGCAGAACATCGGTGCCTATGGGGTCGAGATCAAGGACGTGTTTGCCGGCCTGACCGCGCTCGATCGTCAGAGCGGTGAACTGCGCGATTTCAGCCTTGAAGAATGCAACTTTGCATACCGTGACAGCCTGTTCAAACAGGAGCCGGGACGCTGGTTGATCCTGCGCGTGCGCTTCATCCTCGACCGTACCGCGCATTTGCATCTGGAATACGGCCCGGTTCGCCAGCGCTTGACTGAGCAGGGTATCGAGCATCCGACGGCCAGTGATGTCAGCCAGGCCATTTGCACCATTCGCAATGAAAAACTCCCGGATCCGGCGGTGCTGGGCAATGCCGGCAGCTTCTTCAAAAACCCGTTGGTGCCGTCGGCGCTGGTCGCACAACTGAAGGGCCAATACCCGGATCTGGTGGCCTACCCGCAAGCCGACGGGCAGATGAAACTGGCCGCCGGTTGGCTGATCGAGCGCGCCGGCTGGAAGGGTTTCCGTGAAGCCGATGCCGGCGTGCACAAGTTGCAGGCGCTGGTGCTGGTCAATTACGGCAGCGCAACCGGGTTGCAATTGCTCGACCTGGCGCAGCGAATCCAGAAAGACATTTCAGAACGTTTCCAGGTCGAGCTGGAAATGGAGCCGAACCGCTATTGA